The genome window GCAGCAGATGCGCCGGCAGCTCGGTGGGCAGCTCGTGTCCCTCCAGCTTGACTTTAATGAGGTGGTTGGCCAGCGCGAACTCGTCGTCGTCCAACATGCCGTCCTTGTCGATGTCGGCCAGCTTCCAGATCTTGCCCAGCACCGTGTTGGGCAGCTTGGACTTGACCATCTCCCGTTTGGCGTTGGCGCCCGTCACCTTGCCGTTGACGGGCGACAGCGTGTAGAAGATCTCGTCGTAGGCCGGCTTGTCACGCGCCACCACCCACTCGGCCTCGTCGATGCCCTCGCCGGCGCCCTCTCCGTAGCCGTGGCCGAAGGGGCCGTCGAGCGTGCCGTCGAAGGCGCCGCCCTTGACCACGGGGTTGGGGCGCTTCGTCTCCTCCTGGCGCACCAGCACCATCAGGCCGGCGATGTCGTGGGCCAGCATGTCGTCCACCGCCTCCAGGAGCTTGGACTTGAGTGGCTGGAACTTGGTGAGGTCTTGAGCTTGGAGTTGGTCCTGGAAGGGAGGCAGAGATGGCAGAAGTGCTCAAAGTCCctggaaagtgaaaataaatgtcttctacaTTCAACaccacaccacagagaagagtgttctTAACAAGTTGAATGCCGCCTAATTTGAATGTGTGCGTCACATTGCGCTGTTTAAGCCACGCCCTCAAAATCAGAAaacctgaaatggtgaaaaagggTTCAACGCTGCTTCTCCATAATTGAGTGCTACATTGTTCTCAgtttttgcacgttttcagcaatagaaataaatctctgaattcacatGAAGGGGTctctattttgacaaagagtCGAAGTTCCAGAACTGTTTGCCCTTCCTTTACCCCTTCCTTACCTGCATCCGCTTCAGATTTGGAAAATCTCCAGGCGATATCTGATGCTCCCTCTCGATGCGCTTGTAGATGTCTCCCAAGCTGGTGATAAGCTCCTTCTTCTTGTTGTCCCTGCCAAAAACCGCCGGCATCTCCTTCTTCAGGGAGCTGATGATGTATGCGTGGACCTGCGTGACGGGATTCAAAGATGCAATCAGGGCAACGACGCCGGAAtgcaggaaagaaagaaagtgacAACATCAAGTACAGCTGCACACAAAATTCTACTTTTACTAAGATGGTAAAGCTCAGTTTTGGGGCTGAACCGGACACTGAATAGCGTTATAAttacattgaaaacaaattctTGAATAACCAAAACAATTCTTGAATAACCAAGGATAAACCACCATTAAGTGTTTTCAGGgaaaaacattataaaaaattgaaaataatccaaaggaaatagaaaaaaaaatacacaaataggtgaatctgcagaTGTTGCAAGTAtttgggggtccactgtattcatTGAACACTTATTGTGCatgggaattattattattttttttttttacatcataagTTTAAAGAGTGAGTTTACCCGGCTAGAGAAGTTAGCGCTCGGACTAGAAAGTTAGCACGCAGGCTAGCGAATTTCGGGGACAGGTTAGAGAAGTTCGCTTTCGGTTTGAGCAGTTAGCACTACACAGGCTAGCGCTGCTAGTGTGTAGACTAGCGAAGTCCTAACTTTTGCCCATAGTTGATCAGGGAAATTGGTCATCCTTGGCAACAATGTGTTTCCTCAAAGTCTGTCTCATGACCTTGAAGTTTAACAGTTTTTCCGACAAGTCGCTGAGTGTCTGTCCTCAGACAGGAAAGAGGAAATCATTGACACTGAGGAGAAATCGTGTATGATCCCATTTGTTCTAACATCTGGTTCGCTGATAGGAAACACTTGAGTCCTGGAAACATGCAAAATGTACATATGGGACTCTTTTTGTGTGCTAGGCCCTTTCATAGCGTGTAGACACAAGAATTGGGACAGCAAGCGTTACCTTGGCCAACCTGGCCCGCTTGATCAGGTCGTTGAGTTTCCTCAGCGCGGCGTTCCGTGGCAACGACTGGATGTCCTTGAACAAATCCTGCTCCTCGGCCTCAAACAGCTTCCTGTTGTCGGGGATCAGCAGAGGGTGCGACCAAAAGGAGCCGATGTACACGCGAATCACCTGCCGGAGAGGAAAGGGAGATTTGCTTGAGTGTTTTGCAGAGGTCGCCTTGCCTCGCCGCAAAAACGGAAGCGAGCTAGAAATGGTGCGCacatgcagggatgtcagattCATGTGttatgtcacaatcatatcccagctatcttcgggcgagagacaccctgaactggtcgccagacaatcgagATTGACATTCAGTTAGGACTAAATGAATcaaatttcatggaacaaatgttACAATTGAGATTGTTAAATGGAGGTCAGTGCTACTTATGGCGTCTTGCCGTCCCGCCTACTTCGGCCGACCGTTACGAATGTTtacctcgggtgtgttgactaTTTTGCCCAGTGACCACATGAGCGCGCCGTACACTCGCATCAGCTGCTGAGTCTCGATCTGGTCAGCCTTGTTCAACACCACCCTgacgacaaaaacaaaacaagcctttGTTTAATTTCACGCGCGGGTACAAAGGTCCCGTCTTGCCGTACCTTATCTTGTCCTCGTGGTTCTTCAGCGCCTTTATCACCTCAGAAAACTCGTCAGAAATGTCCAGTTTGTGAGCATCGAAGAGCAAGATGATCCGGTCCACGCGCTCGGCAAACCACTCCAAGACGGCCGCAAAGTCGTagcctgggaaaaaaaaaaaaaagtgtcaatttttAACACGTAATGTTATGGATCATAACTGTTCTGTCACCATAGAAGCAATTAGAAGACCATTTTGCAACATAATGTACAAAAATCGGATGAAATATTAGCTTACTTAACCTGACAAAGCATGCAAAGTCCAATCTATTAGCATGTTTAATACTAAAAGACTGCAAccaagtagtagtagtagaagcactttttaaaacatttttttgtgttaacgCGCAGCTTCTTGTGCAAAACCAACGAGACGCCTTGATGGTTTGCCCAAGAATGTGAATTTGGTGGCGTAATCTGCACATGGTAATGCAATTGtagttcaattatttttttttgcaacccaTGTGACAAGATtcagggatttaaaaaaaaaaaaagagcaagaaaCGAGTCCCCAAATTCCTCAAAGCTTACAATAACGCATTGTTAACTTCTGGATTAGCAGTATGTTGACATCTATCAGAAAATACCTCCATAAGGACATCTACGGAGGCAGCTATAGCCTGATAACTCCTCctctggacacacacacacacacacacacacaatatacacACATCCACCAACAGGGGTGCACAGAGACGAAAGAAATAGTAAGACAAGAGAGAGACAGGAGTGTAAAAACAGTGGGCGAGGGCGAAAGTGGGAGAAATAGTGCCGCGTTCGGTGATCCAGCTCCTTTTGTCCGTGACGGCCGTTGGTATGGCAATGCCGCCGTTTAGCGTTGGGAATGCCGCTCGATGGAGCCACAGCACACTGAAAAGGATGCTGGGAATTGCCGTTTGCCTCTTATATGTCTCTTAATGTTTGGTCACTAATACAcaagttttaaaaatgcataaacaCTGGATTATATAAAATGGGACGCTGGTTTGTATACAGCTAAAAAGCTTCTTTATTGTGGCAATGGCGGCCCCAGATCACCTCCTTTAACAGTCTCAACTATTTGGAGCTGAGCAGCCAGGAAATACCGTGTTGTTGCATGAGTGCTAGCCTTTGCGCGAATGTTACTACTCAGATTTTGTACACTAAAATCAGGCTCACACTTTGAGCATTTCAAAACACGATATTACAACAGAACGGAACGAGATAAGAGACAATAAGTTCCGTTAGCGAGCACATATGCGTCCATTAGCTTAGCATTTTTAGCCTCGCACTACCTGTTGTGTGAGTGCTAGCCTCAGCGCTAATGCTACTGTTCAGATTTTGCACACTAAATGTTATTTCTGGAACAAA of Phyllopteryx taeniolatus isolate TA_2022b chromosome 18, UOR_Ptae_1.2, whole genome shotgun sequence contains these proteins:
- the ehd3 gene encoding EH domain-containing protein 3 — its product is MFSWLGGDDRRKKEPEVFQTVSDGLKKLYKTKLLPLEENYKFHEFHSPALEDADFDNKPMVLLVGQYSTGKTSFIRYLLEQDFPGMRIGPEPTTDSFIAVMHGDTEGVIPGNALVVDPKKPFRKLNAFGNAFLNRFVCAQLTNPVLESISVIDTPGILSGEKQRISRGYDFAAVLEWFAERVDRIILLFDAHKLDISDEFSEVIKALKNHEDKIRVVLNKADQIETQQLMRVYGALMWSLGKIVNTPEVIRVYIGSFWSHPLLIPDNRKLFEAEEQDLFKDIQSLPRNAALRKLNDLIKRARLAKVHAYIISSLKKEMPAVFGRDNKKKELITSLGDIYKRIEREHQISPGDFPNLKRMQDQLQAQDLTKFQPLKSKLLEAVDDMLAHDIAGLMVLVRQEETKRPNPVVKGGAFDGTLDGPFGHGYGEGAGEGIDEAEWVVARDKPAYDEIFYTLSPVNGKVTGANAKREMVKSKLPNTVLGKIWKLADIDKDGMLDDDEFALANHLIKVKLEGHELPTELPAHLLPPSKRKIPE